DNA from Trichomycterus rosablanca isolate fTriRos1 chromosome 23, fTriRos1.hap1, whole genome shotgun sequence:
GGTCAGGATCATGCAGCAGGGccagttccactgggaaacacttgGCGCAAGGCAGGGATGCCCTGGACGGGGCGTCAATCCatcacagccaatcgtgtctggaCGATAGCACAGCAAggctggctatgtctgatggggggctggtctgtccagggtattcctgccttgcgcccagtgtttcccggtaaACCGGACCTGCtgcatccctgaccaggataagtcatatatattataattgatttatattGTAGCATACCAAGGATACCGAGGCTGTCCTGATTCAGTCCGCACATGCTCAGCTTCAGTGTCTTTAACTGTTGGGTGGAGCTCAGATCTGCAGCCAGTCTTTCTATTCCATTCACCAGCAGCTTGTTATTGGACAAGTCCAACACTTCCAGGCGTGGCAACTGAAGAAGGGCATCACCTACAAGCCATTACGTCTAAGTTTAGGACTTGGATTGGGCTACGAATGCTGGACAGTATGAGGTTTGTGCTCACCCAGTGCCACGGCATCTGCCTCTGAGAGATGGCAGTCCACCAGGTGAAGTTCCTTCAGAGAGCTAACGATGTGAAGATTCGTGGTTAGGAGGTGGAGATTTCCAGCCCCGATCCCAGCGTTCCAGGACAAATCCAGCATCTCCAACGAAGGAATGTTCTCCAGTGCCTCACCTGTTGCATAAAATGTAATAGCCTCAACAGAACTGCTGggtttggccgctcaggtggcgcagcggtaaaaagaaacgcgctgcaaccagggctggattctgagagtgtggtatcgaatccagccttgctttaccggttcgaagctgagtggctatatgagcaacgattggccggttgctcatgtggggggtgggacaaagaaccgtgggtctctctctgtcagaatgcgattgcgttctctgccggctgattggaggcgcttacacagagacgggagagggtgcccttagggtgtgtctctccgcatgcaacgctaggtggcgccaaactcgtcaatgtgtgggtggcaaagatgcatctggctgctgctcgtgtttcggaggggatacgggttagcttcaatcacctccgtcagggcagggttcggcatagacagagaggaagcacgatgctaattgaacaattggatgcgctaaaaggggagaaaaactGCTGGGTTTGATAGTCGTACATACTATATAgcgtatatatttacattttcggcattttagcagacgcttttatccaaagcgacttacattacaggtacagtatacagtctgagcaattaagggttaagggccttgctcaagggcccaacagcagcaacctggcagtggtggggcttgaaccagagaccttctggttactagtccagtaccttaccactaggctacagctggcccttaTATAGGcccttatattaatatataggGCATAGTAGCTATAGACAGACTTTAGGTGAGATGCctcgctgcctactgcctacctgggcagctgcctaagtagggacaaagtgtaggatgacataaaatgctgccATTAGGTATTCGAACAGAACCTATGAAGTGCAAAATGCGCATCAGATTAATACCTATTGGTgcccgggtggcacagcagtcaaaAATGACTGAACTGATCACTCAACTGGTCTCTATGTACTAAAAAATAAGTAGCCGGCTGTGTAAAGTGTGTCGGAGGAGGTATGTGCTACCTGGGAGTTGACTAGAAGACGAATAATAGTTGGTCTTTGCCCTTTATTTGCCCAAAAGGTCTCACACTGTGGGTCTAAATCATTGAATTTCATTTTTGGAATACCGGCCTTTATATTTCTCTTACCCAGCGCAAGAAGATCTTGAGCTGTGAGTCTACAGCTGTTCAATTTCagcaccttcagcttcctcacgTGCTGCAGGTTGACAGTCAGGGCCTTCAGGGAGCCTCCGAGCAGATCGTTCCATGAAAGGTCCAGGACCTCGAGCTGAGCCAGGAACGGCAGCAAGGTTCCTGTTGGAGGTTGAGCCACCAAATGAAAGAGACATCGCGTTCTGTGCCGGGGAACGTCAGCGCGTGGGCTAGAACAAGGTCTTAGTTCTTACCGAGCTCTACGACATCAGTTGCTGTCAGgtcacagtggccaagatttaAACTCTGGCTGTCTGGAGTTTTTCCGAGCTTCTGGATGAACTGCTTGACACGCCCCCATCCGGCTACAGAGCAGAGCTCAGCATCGGCGTCGCTGCCGTCTGTGAAACGGAAGGTTTTTAGGACACTTTCCAAGTCTGATGGTGGTACGGCTAATCGGAAGCTCTGGAGTTTCTGGTACTTCCGTACTGTCATAATCAGACTTAATAACACTCTAAACAATCCAAACGACCCTTATATAAAGCAATTGATTGCAATATTATAGTCAATGTTGTTTCAGTTGCACTTTATACAACCCAATCAGTCTGCAGTGAAGCTAATCAGTTACTCTAAATATCAAACACCCCCCATGAATACACAACAGTACCTGCTTCAGGCATTATTCTATCTTTCCCATCATTACTCTCAGTTACTTTGGTCTCCGGGGTTCCACCGTTCTTCCTGTCATTGCTTTCAGATGGGCGGAAGAGACGACCCATGGACGGCTTCTTCCGCTCCGTGAAGGAGGCTTTCCTTCTGATCTGGTTCATTATCAGATCCAACGGAGACCTCTTCTGCTGGTCTGGTAGGCATTACATCAGAAAAGAACCTcattaacaaaccttaatggCAATGAACTCGAGTACCCTGTTTTCCTTTACGATTATTTTGGTATAACTTATTATTTGACTGATTAACTTTCAGGCACCTGGCGCCCAGTGACAAGAAGAAGCTTGCACACTTATTGAATATGCTGTACTATGATTTCTGAAGTAAATGTGGTCTAATATTCATCTAATTCTTCATATTAGACATGCTGCTTAAACTCAGGTTCCTTTACCTGCAGCCCTTGGTTTTACTTTACGTCTATTAATACTACATATATACAAAAGACCTGATTAAGTTCATTGCTGCAGCTGACACTGGTATACCTTAAAAACACCTTAATTCCTTATACAATTAAAGAAAACAGATCAAACGTATGAAGATGTGTCCAACACAAAGTCTGCTCTTCTCAAATACAGATCTGTTCATGTGAACCGGGCTCCAAGCAAAACACATTGTAGAGGAGCTAGGAGGAACAGTTAGAGAGATTTATGACCCTGGAACTGGGTCCTGGCTGCATTCATCAAACCATACTGGTTATACTCTCTCTAAAAAAAGGGAATCAtgcaaaaaaacacaacaaaagcaCTACAGCCAAGCTAAAGATGGCAACAAACACAAGAGCAATGGGcacaaatatgtatatatatgtccatattttcagctccacttaccatacagaagcactttgtagttctacaattactgactgtagtccatctgtttctctgcatgctttgttaaccccctttcatgctgttcttcaatggtcaggaccccccacagagcaggtattatttaggtggtggatcattctctgatcagcactgcactgacactgactggtggtggtgtgttagtgtgtgttgtgctggtatgagtggatcagacacagccacagccatagacactcctacctagatggtccaccttgtagatgttaagtcggagacatcagtggtcacaggacgctgcccacggggcgctgttggctgaatatatttttggttggtggactattctcagtccagcagtgaaagtgaggtgtttaaaaactccagcagcgctgctgtgtctgatccactcataccagcacaacacacactaacacaccaccaccatgccaccacacaccacctaaataataccttctctgtggtggtcctgaccattgaagaacagcaagggggctaacaaagcattcagagaaacaagtggactacagtcagtaattgtagaactacaaagtgcttaagAATAGGTGGCTGAATTCGATGAATGGAGCTCTAGGTCATATTGAGGTAACTCAGGTAATGTTTTCCTGTTTATTTAGTACAAATTTAGATACTAAGgttagttatatatatatataaatatacaaagtTAACACACTGTACCTGCTTCCATGGTTTTCTTGCTGCCCAAATCACCTCAGCCACGAAACCACTCCAAACAAACGTTTCCTGCTGAAAACGGTTAGAAATGTTAACATTTTAGTACAAAACTGagcaaaaacatcaacatttagCCTTTAAATAACATAAACTTGAACAAGAACATTTACCTGAACAATGCTATCGTGCTAACCGAGCGAACAGGATCTGTTTACATCCTCATTAGcggtgtgtttacattaacagtCACACCTGAACGCTGCATTATCAGCAGGTCTGTTCACTTTACAGGTGTGTAGTGTTGCTTTGTTTCAAATTTTACTGAAATTAGGAGTCGAGTGTGTAATTGAATCATcaccacaattaaaaaaataactaaattcgTGTTTTCAAGTTTGGCGACTCCCGGAAGTACAGAGTGAACTTTGGTTTACAGTGAGGAGTCATGTGAATCAACCGGGAATCAAGGATTCATTTACAGAGTTATCACTGACTGActggtagtggtgggcggatcatcgatccaaatatcgatttTATCGATatcaacgttggtattggaatctgtgtgtgtgtgtgcctagtgcgacgctacaatatatatatatacacacacacacatatatatattatggcaagccaaacaggaaatatatagcaaacactgatatacagtacaggccaaaagtttggacacaccagccaaaagtttggacacaccttctcttcaatgttttttcttgattatttttattttctacattgtagattaatactgaagacatccaaactatgaagaattatgtagtgaaccaaaaagtgttaaacaaaccagaatatgttttatattttaccaactctacctctgcacaacccaactgatggtctcaaacacattaaaaaagcaacaaattccaaaaattcactctagacaaggcacaaacattcattgaaaaccattccaggtggaaacctaataaagctggttgagaaaatttcaaagagtgtgcaaatctgtcattaaagcaaaagatggctactttgaagaatctaaaatataaaacatattctggtttgtttaacacttttttgtttactacataattccatatgtgttccttcatagtttggatgtctttagtattaatctacaatgtagaaaattttaaaaaaaattaagaaaaaccacaggaatgagaaggtgtgtccaaacttttggcctgtactgtatatggaatgaaactcgatatatatggaatgaaaattatatatatggaatgaaaactgatatatatatatatatatatatatatatatatatataaatgttgtATTCTCAgaagttcaccaaccaaaaatatatccagccaacagcgcctcatgggcagcgtcctgtgaccactgataaaggtctagaagatgaccgactcaaacagcagcaatagatgagcgatcgtctctgactttacatctacaaggtggaccaactaggtaggagtgtctcatagagtggacagtgagtggacacggtatttaaaaactccatcacacactaactaacacaccaccacactgcagtgcagagaatgatccaccacctaaataatacctgctctgtggtggtcctgaccattctgaccattaaagaacagcatgagtgggggctaacaaagcatgcagagaaatagatagactacagtcagtaattgtagatctacaaagtgcttctatatggtaagtggagctgatcaaatggacagtgtgtgtaataagTGTGAAATAAATATCAATCAAATACAAACCCTGCATGGTTGTGTAAAGGAATAAATCAGTAAGTTAGTGCACTAAATCGTTTTTATTGTTAACCCCATTAGAATGATAAATTAGAATGTCAATCCTGATGCAATGACATACAAAAGATGTAAGCATGATCCAAAGTGTCTTAGTTACAGGCGGCATCTCATACCATCCAAACACAAACAACGGCATTgaaaaggaaggaaaagaaaaCACATGATAACGTAATGATAAGAAATAAACAGCGTATTTATAAGGGaaaaactcttttttttaatattcatatatttatatagattTAATATTAGACATGCATCTCTCATCATGAAAAAGCCAATAACACTTAGCCCATAAGCAGCATAGAAACAGCACAGAGGTAATTAGAGCTCAGCCTACTAAAATACTCCATCTTCATTTCTTTCAGTTCATACTGTCGGAAACCGATACACAGCTTATATATGGATTCATCTGAGGTAGCAACAAAGTCATCAGCTCCGTCTGAAGTGTTCATGTTCGGGGAAGCGTTGGAAACGTTCCCTCTGATTGTCGATGAGAGCTCCCGGTCCAATGAAATGTTacagctttttttctctctcgcaAACGAACGTCCTGTCGCTCTCGTATAGCATATTGAAAATAAACCCTGTTCGTCTAAGCCTATAACAGAAGGTCATACAGGGGTCACTAAAATTCCTATAGTAAATAAGGTGACAATATAAAGAGAactttagatttagattttttttttttttgttgttgtttgtttttaaccaAGATAAGATTAATAATCTTAATAACttcaaaagtcaaaagtttaaaaagaaatgaaGCTACACAGAGAATAGGAAAATCTCAGATGTACATTTATAAGAAATGGTTTATACAAAACGCCTATATAgtgaaatcttttttttatatatctattttatataattcataACTGTGTAAACTTAACTTGGTTAACATATTCATATCAATATTATTTAGCATACGTACATgcatacattttgtacattcgaACTGTGCATACATATGGAAAATATAAAAGCATCTAGCAAAGAAAGGTCTTAAAGGTGCACTAAGGAAAACTTGTGGTACGTGGTGTGGAAGCAAAAACGTATTAATGATGTGGAATGTACAGTGCAGGACAGTGCAGGTAATCCCATATAAGCGCAACTCCAGAATCAGTTTATTCTTGTTGTCATCATTTCTTCCTCATTAGAAACGTATGGGttgcaaagtgtgtgtgtgtgtgtgtttgagtgtgtgtgtatatatacacatatggaGGAAGAATTTAGTACAATAAAGGTATAGGGCTCTGAATCGGGCAGCTGGAATATCAAAAAAATCATCCTTTTtacgctgcaacgagacgctgctcccacctagtggtgataagcGAAAACaacacccgaagagtattggaaatttgCTCTTGTAGTGATCTCTAATCATTTactctttctgtgcggcccggtaatagaTGGCcgggtggttggggaccactgccctAGGGACCTCGACCTCTGTGTGTTACTGAACTGCCGGATCAGCCACGACCCTGATGGATCCGGATAATGACAATGGAAAATGaaattgtgtgtatgtacactttAAGCTGCCATGTGGAGCAGCATGGCTCTTCTATTCCTATGTCATAACGTGTCATggtgagaaaaataaaacaaaagtcttAGCGTACCTTTAAGCGTTTAGTATTATTACAAACGTCTGCTCACGTTAACGTTaatcaataaaacaataaatacgtTCATAAACAAGATCACATTACAATTTTGCAAACGATTCTAACCAGAAACGTATTtactcacttttttttttaaaaccagtAGTCAGTGCACTGACTAAAAAGATGCTGCACGTTGAACACGCGTGCAGGTCGGGCGGTCCCGAAGCTCCCACACACTCCGCGCGAGGTGTGTACGCATGCATACGAAATTTGCATACAAAGAACACGTCATGCTCTTTGTGAGTGAAATAAATCGATCGATTTGTAGCTCGTTTAGCTGCTTTTGTTTTAGTTGCCGATAAAACATCTTCTGTACAGAAGCCCGGTCCGAAATTCCCAGGCCAGAGTTTTTCTTTTTAACGACCTGCGACCTCTGCTCTGCACTGCGACCGTGGTCTACGGAGCAGGAGACATAAGCACGTCGCCGGAGGAGCTCGACAGAGGGCTGTCCAGCGTCGGAGCAGGTACCGAGTCCTTCATCTGCTGTTTAAGCTCGGCGATGATGCGCTCTAGCTTCTCCCTGGCCTCCCTCTCCCGGCGGAGCTCCTCCTGCAGCTCCTCGCGGTCCTCCTCGGCTCGGTCCAGCCTCTGACGCAGCTCCAAGAGCTACAAGCGAACCCACAAAGAAAAAACATCATCATCAGCtacagactgtataatgtactaagtatgtacactatatctccagaggtatgtggacacccctactaATACTACACTAGGTTgacatgtttcagccacacttgctcattaatttatacatatattgacaaaaaatttatttcatgcttttaactttgtggcaacagtttgaggaaggtccCTTCctgctcctgtgcacaaagcgaggttaataaagacatggtctaataagaataagaataaataaagaggCAAAATGAAGAATAAACCTTTATGTAGAAGTTTATTTCTCAGAATtatacacaatattagaaaagaGTGGCAGTGAATTCATGTCAGGGTGCTAATGAGGACCAGTCGTCGGTCCTCATTTACGTGATTTTTGTCAACTCTTGTTTATTGATATTTGAACTAATAAAACTGGCTTGGTATTTATAATTTTACTCTGTAACACTTTCatactgtataaaggtgcaagTTGACTTTATGACACCAGTGtcttaacaccccccccccccccccccccacacacacacacacacacaataactcaagatATTTCTCTTCTACCTTTCCTGCTCTTGActttacattacatactacacacatatgtgtgtgtatgtgtgtgtgtgtatatatatatatatagtatagtacataCAGTGTTTTCCTTTATTGTTGTAATTGTCATActgctgtataatagtaattgcattacATATCAATATTTAGTATTTaattctactctattttatttactctaactGGAGTACTCTTTGCTGGAGTAAAATAAAGTCAATAAAATGCAATATATGTGTGGACAATACAGTAACAAGGTTTTAAAAGTCTCTATAATATACAAACAGAACCTTAAACTACTAGCAACGAGTGAAGCTACCCGACAGGGGGCGGTAGTTACCACCCTGATCTCAGTGTGCTGGCTTGGTTTACTGCACGTTTTGCCTGCAGTGCTGAACAACGTTGTTCTGTATGTTCTGTTTAGCCTTTAGTAAATTAAAACTCATGTCTAGACGCTGAGTAGCTTacgtacattatatatatatatatatatacacacacatggtaTAATCTGGTAAGCAAGCTCGTTCAGTCAAAACTCACTGCACGTGTGTGGTTCTACACTGACCTATCATACCTGCTGCGGTCACCATCATGTGTGTCTGATGCCCCAGGTATGTATAACGGACTCAGGATATAACAAACTATCCTGCCAGATACCTTGAAGTCTGTAATAACggcactgtactgtatatacgcAACGTATGACTGCAAGGGTGCTCTAGTGGGACGGTGGTAATATACGCTGACCTGCTACCGGctgtataataaaaatgtatacaagGATTTGGGTTGCTTTATGGCaataaattaagtaataaaaatgtggctatctggtcccactgtggtttacagatATAATGTACAGTGATaacatagttaccttgaaaaagtaatctgattactgattactgattactcctttaaaaagtaacttagttactttacggattacttgattttaaaagtaactaagttagattacaagttactttattagttatataatgcggtccgctaatgtatcccataatgcaactggagctgcgtaggcgattgaagcgaaataagaaacaagaaagacgcgcaaagcggagagtcctctgttcacaagtgtaagtaagataaataaaataaaattaatttaaaagacaaataaataacaaaaagacgataaatatcctaaattttggcgagtggggtttgtaatgagtctgtaactatggtgatattacgtcatcacgtccccacggcatcacttgacgttggtaagacgtacttttttaccggccgagtagtgcatacttcctccaatctagtacacactctgtaagtatgcgattccggacgcagcccgtgacttCATTGTTGCATAggacagacgtcactccccgagacgcaagaagtaagcaaatatatatctttttactaaggaaaatgacaaaaatagtaacgcacagtaacttggataagtaactttaatctgattactggattggaaatagtaacgcgttagattactcattactgaaaaatgtggtcagattagagttacCTGACATCAGTGATAATGTAAAGCCTGTAATGTAAAGAGGCTGTTCGTGTACAGTGCACAATCGTTtatctaattattattttactctgcgacccatttttttttgGCTCACGACCCACCCAAGGGTTTGAAAAACTCAGCTTTACGTGTTTCGGCTTTTTGAGCTTCAGGACGTCTGGCAACCGCCCTGAGGCACGAGCTGTTCGGTCGGAACGACGGGATCCAGTGGGAGTCTAGTggtaacgcagggattttcctCCCAGCTACAGCGCCGgtgctgcagtgttttagtttcGATCTGACGCCAGCATAAGCCGTTGATCTGTATCGGATCATATCTAACCCATTTAATCCGATCTAATCTAGCGCTCTGGGCGTGTCTGATGTTATCTGATGTCACCAGTAACTATTCGAATCGGCTTACCCACCATCCTGGGCAGTTTTACCTATTCGTGGCCCTTGTCACTGATAGCAAACAGAAGGTTGAACTGGTTCCGGTATCTGAACTGGGTCTGTAGTGGTGATTAGGTGATCAGGTGCCGTACCTGCGCGGCGTAGCGGCTCTCCTGCGTCCGCTCGGCCCCCTGCAGCTCTTTGCACCTGCAGCTCTGCTGCTGCCTCAGTTGCTCCAGCCTACATTTCAGCCTCCGCTGCTCCTCCTGCACCTCCCCCAGCCTCTGAGCGTGCTCCATCTGCACCTCCCCCAGCTTCTGAGCGTGCTCTGCCTGCGCCGCCTCCAGCTCGCCCGTCTCAACCTTGCGCAAAGCCTGCAGCTCCTGCTCCCAAGGGCAAAGGAGGGGACAGAAGACGAGGTCAAACTTTGGTGCATTGTACTTGAGGACTTAAAGGATAATCAGGCATGCGTAGTGCATAATGCAGTGCGGAGCTCATGCGTAACCACTGTAGCGCAAACGAATCGTATTAACGGGATCGTGTAAAGACCAGGAACCTTTTCCAGGTGCTGTTGCTTGAGTAGCGTGGACTGCAGCTTCTCGTGTTGAGCGTTGTACATCTGAAGCACCTCCACCACCATGCTGTCCTTGTTCTCCTCCGTCGCGCCGCTCGGAGCCTTCTCGCATGCTGGCGTTTCTATGGAAACTCTGGGTCGCTCGTCCAAGCCGCCGTTGCGCTGCGATTGGCTGCCCGAGCATTTTGTTTTCTTCACCCCTGCAGAATACGCGAGAGAAAAACACATATTAAAGAGGAACGTCTTTAtcgtaaataaatacatggaaTCGTGCCAGACTTGCGTTTTCGGACCTGAGGCGGCGGGCGCTTTGGGCTCGAGGTCCTGTCCATCCTGGGCTGATTTTTTCACGTCCTGGTTGCCTCCGTGCTTGAGCGCGTCCGCATGCCATGCCTCGGGATCTTTCTCAGAACCCGGGACCGTGCTGGAGCTGGTCATCTTGTCGTGCATGTAAAGATACCAGCTAGGAGGGAAACGCAAGAAGAGAcgtcgaatctcagtggtgctaccaaCCGGCCAGACTTATATACAGACTGAttgatgattggctatgtctacaGGATTTGGACGAATCCACTAAGACCATTTCGAGAAGTGAGGATTAAACCCAGCGCTCTAGGGCTGTACAGCACTACATACAGACTACCAGATGTgcccatatatacagtatatggcagTGGGAAAAAGTAAATGCCCCCTGTCTGTCCACCTGTATCACCCTAAAAGACTAAAAGCTTCCTTTAGTAGCATtagtatggacaaaagtattaggacaccccttctaatttttaaatcCATGTCTTTCAACCACACCGTGTAATAAATCAACCATATGTACATAAAggcatcagtttagggaaggtctcgtcctgttccagcatgactgggcCTCTCTCTACACAAAgagttatttaaaaaacaagggtAGCCAACACCTCTATCACCCTAAAAGCTAACACTAACAGCTTCCTTTAGTAGCATTAGTATGGACGAAAGTAcaaggacaccccttctaatttttgaatccatgtgtttcaaccacaaccatatatacataaagggattagtttagggaaggtctcgtcctgttccagcatgactgggcCTCTCTctacacaaagcaagctctgtaCTATAAagccatgaagaaaagctccagtggCGCCAGCCCctctaaacagctttggaatgaaccggaacatccaTTGAGGCTTTTCAGACCAGCGTCaatacccagccatacaaacgctctaTGTACGGCTAGGGCCGGTAGAAGTCAGAAGGTGACTGTTTTAAGCctgaccactgccaggttgctcctgtggggccctcgagcaaggcccttaaccctcatacTGTAAGATGCTTCGGATAAAAGGCGTCTGcaaaaatgccgaaaatgtaaatactgtatgtcAACGACTGAATGGgtgaaattcccacagacatacttcaaagtcttgtgaaaagccttgaaaagagtggctgctgttacGGCGGAAACGATCACATTGAGGGcactgtattttaataccatttgtttttgaaatattatacccaacaagctcatgttcaggtgtccaaatacttttggccatatagtgtatattatacaGTTAAATCAtcagtatcattattattatattatataataataaaatgatgggtggcttggtgggtagcactgtcgcctcacagcaagaaggtcctggcttcgatctgtgtggagtttgcatgttctccccgtgtctccggttctcctcccacagtccaaagacacagaattgccctataggtgaatgtgtgtgtgtgcgggagtgccctgcgatgaactggcgcccgtccagggtgttactgtgtgccttgcgcccattgaaaagctgggggcTCCCCCACCCTGTGAGTAGAGGTAAAATACTGATGATTGCACTTCTAATTCCGTTTACCTTTGCCACATGAGATCGAGTTGGCTGGGGTCCTCCTTCAAGTTGGCGAGCAGACAGGGCTCGTACGCATAGGCGGGAAAAGCTGCCGCCTGCACacagaaaagaagaagaacgAGTTTAGTCGGTCTGGTTTCGTCTGAGCGAGGAAACGAGGCGACAGATCTAACAGTTCGGCTGCGTTTACCTTCCCCTCCAAGCTGCCCTCGCAGAGTTTCTCTTTCCCCGAACAGAGATTTAATCCCTCCTCTAGCTGAGCGCTTTCCTGTAAGACAGAAACAGGGATAGTGTGTCAGTA
Protein-coding regions in this window:
- the lrrc31 gene encoding leucine-rich repeat-containing protein 31, whose amino-acid sequence is MEADQQKRSPLDLIMNQIRRKASFTERKKPSMGRLFRPSESNDRKNGGTPETKVTESNDGKDRIMPEADGSDADAELCSVAGWGRVKQFIQKLGKTPDSQSLNLGHCDLTATDVVELGTLLPFLAQLEVLDLSWNDLLGGSLKALTVNLQHVRKLKVLKLNSCRLTAQDLLALGEALENIPSLEMLDLSWNAGIGAGNLHLLTTNLHIVSSLKELHLVDCHLSEADAVALGDALLQLPRLEVLDLSNNKLLVNGIERLAADLSSTQQLKTLKLSMCGLNQDSLGILGEKIKFLPGLEHLDLSSNKDSGGALGSVAVSLSLFKHLRILDLHLCCLTEEDILALVQVVPALTELEELDLSCNKSIGSALQPLLAVLPLSKLKKLHLNNCGLSPEACQALATAMQSLTQLQSLNLSWNKCVGENLGRLLEPLQSSSKLEELRLSSCDLTTEDMLHLESACKRGALLHLKHLDLSYNGRVGDGGWVSLFGEAGGLKELQELDVSLRPHASLSASPWLPAMMEAVPRLLSLRRLALQRWALGSKEREKLEKSLSKRNVVLECDDVPKAAG